A portion of the Bdellovibrionales bacterium genome contains these proteins:
- a CDS encoding helix-turn-helix domain-containing protein, translating into MDNISSHEKRSTANSSGVSSPYLTCSEAANYLRKSPGAMRNLVLRKQISAYKVNRRLLFKKVELDRWLEKCRVGNLYGY; encoded by the coding sequence ATGGACAATATATCATCCCATGAAAAGAGAAGCACCGCGAATTCTTCGGGGGTTAGTAGTCCCTATCTTACGTGTTCAGAGGCGGCAAACTATCTGCGTAAATCCCCGGGTGCTATGAGAAACCTAGTTTTGCGCAAACAAATCAGTGCCTACAAAGTGAATCGTCGGTTGCTGTTCAAGAAAGTGGAGTTGGACAGGTGGTTGGAGAAGTGCCGGGTTGGTAATTTGTATGGATACTAA